One genomic window of Polynucleobacter sp. HIN11 includes the following:
- a CDS encoding NAD(P)/FAD-dependent oxidoreductase — translation MTTIKKRVAIIGAGIAGLSCAQELQAHGFAVTLFDKSKGVGGRMSHRYFGDWEADHGAQYFTARDPLFQREVAQWVQAEVAKPWSGRIVSFNHGNAIDKPSDATRYVGIPAMTSPAKHLAQNLNVLTQHTVVDLHRINDLWKITTKEHGQLAGAFEYLVLAIPSVQAERLIGQYSASLKAICQEVVMLPCWTLLAYLKEPLNLSFDGAFVEGSLFSWLARDNSKPDRPIYETWVAQASHAWSSEHVDRTQFEIEPILIKAFQELTWVEPDLHQSHLWRYAKLEAANKREFALDPSIAVGLCGDWLKNSTVEGAWLSGYRLAEQLKQIL, via the coding sequence ATGACTACTATTAAAAAACGGGTTGCCATCATTGGTGCGGGGATTGCTGGTCTATCCTGTGCCCAAGAATTACAGGCTCATGGCTTTGCAGTGACTCTCTTTGACAAGAGCAAAGGGGTAGGCGGTCGTATGAGCCATCGCTACTTTGGTGATTGGGAAGCCGATCATGGTGCTCAGTACTTCACGGCGCGCGATCCTCTATTCCAGAGAGAAGTTGCTCAGTGGGTGCAAGCTGAGGTTGCCAAACCATGGTCAGGTCGGATTGTGAGCTTCAATCATGGCAATGCCATCGATAAACCCTCGGATGCGACGCGCTATGTCGGTATTCCGGCGATGACCTCGCCAGCCAAACACTTAGCACAGAATTTGAATGTGCTGACCCAACATACGGTAGTGGATCTGCATCGGATTAATGATCTCTGGAAAATCACCACCAAAGAGCATGGCCAACTCGCTGGGGCATTTGAGTATCTCGTACTAGCGATTCCGTCGGTGCAGGCTGAACGCCTGATTGGTCAATACTCAGCATCCTTAAAAGCGATTTGCCAGGAAGTGGTGATGCTGCCCTGTTGGACTCTCTTGGCCTATTTAAAAGAGCCGCTCAATCTTTCTTTTGATGGTGCGTTTGTGGAGGGTAGTTTGTTTTCCTGGTTGGCGCGTGATAACTCCAAGCCCGATCGTCCCATATATGAGACCTGGGTTGCACAAGCGAGTCATGCTTGGTCATCAGAGCATGTAGATCGCACTCAGTTTGAGATCGAGCCCATTTTGATTAAAGCATTTCAGGAGCTGACTTGGGTGGAGCCCGATTTGCACCAAAGCCATTTATGGCGCTATGCCAAACTTGAGGCAGCCAATAAACGAGAGTTTGCCCTTGATCCATCGATTGCAGTGGGCCTGTGTGGGGATTGGTTAAAGAACTCCACCGTGGAAGGAGCTTGGTTGAGTGGCTATCGCCTGGCGGAGCAACTAAAGCAGATTCTCTAA
- a CDS encoding amidohydrolase yields MTLFRKILTIALISFASLSFAKGNADTIFYGGPIVTVNQKNEEVQALAVQGGKIVAVGNKDAVTKDWQSKTTRMVDLKGQTLMPGFVEPHVHIIVTSVFEGLGLNLSNFNLPYDTKETLIAKMKAHLKNVPKGGWLFGFGVDPSRTSPFMAELTADDLDKVSKDVPIFIVNQSGHIGYVNRKAFELAGITDKTPNPKGGGIYVKDANGKLTGKLVEPPSYLPFMAKMPNPSEAELTAAILATMRKMASVGVTTASEMSVGGNFGVDQEIAIYKGLFAKNLSPIRVRGYLFSEAMPPGYKTIKPNDGDDRLRFIGIKYISDGSTQGLTAALREPYTYPKGSSWSGALNFKDDEIYQSMKSYFDQGWQISTHSNGDKAIDQTLKSYTKLLSGNSKPQDRRLRIEHFTVNHPEQVKQTVKLGVIPSFTIGHVDYWGSAFYNQLIGADRAKRIDPAGEIKRAGGKFTLHSDTPVSNVGPLNYITESVTRMWQLPPSKALGPDQAISVDDAIRAITIDAAYQIFADQLVGSLEVGKQADLVILEKNPRKTKPEEIRNIKVVSTWIDGKQVSLK; encoded by the coding sequence ATGACCTTATTTCGAAAAATACTCACCATTGCTCTAATAAGCTTTGCCTCGTTATCCTTTGCGAAAGGCAATGCTGACACCATTTTTTATGGCGGCCCGATTGTGACCGTCAATCAGAAAAATGAAGAAGTTCAAGCCTTGGCCGTTCAGGGTGGCAAGATCGTGGCTGTAGGTAACAAAGATGCAGTTACAAAGGACTGGCAATCGAAGACAACTCGGATGGTTGATCTCAAGGGTCAGACCTTGATGCCAGGGTTTGTGGAGCCTCATGTGCACATCATTGTGACCTCGGTCTTTGAGGGCTTGGGACTAAATCTCAGTAATTTCAACTTACCATATGACACCAAAGAGACCTTAATCGCCAAAATGAAGGCGCATCTGAAAAATGTGCCCAAGGGTGGTTGGCTATTTGGTTTTGGTGTCGATCCATCGCGAACTTCTCCATTCATGGCCGAGCTCACCGCAGATGATCTCGACAAGGTCTCCAAAGATGTACCCATCTTTATCGTCAATCAATCTGGTCATATTGGCTACGTAAACCGCAAGGCCTTTGAACTTGCTGGCATTACGGATAAAACCCCAAACCCGAAGGGTGGCGGTATTTATGTAAAAGATGCTAATGGCAAGCTGACTGGTAAGTTAGTTGAGCCACCATCGTACTTGCCATTCATGGCCAAAATGCCTAACCCTTCGGAGGCCGAGTTGACAGCGGCAATCTTGGCAACGATGCGCAAGATGGCTTCGGTTGGCGTGACCACCGCCTCGGAGATGAGTGTGGGCGGTAATTTTGGGGTTGATCAAGAAATCGCCATTTATAAAGGTCTTTTTGCCAAGAATCTGTCACCGATTCGAGTCCGGGGTTATTTGTTTAGTGAGGCAATGCCACCTGGATACAAAACCATTAAGCCGAATGATGGTGATGATCGTTTGCGCTTTATCGGTATCAAATACATCTCGGATGGCTCAACCCAAGGTTTAACCGCCGCGCTGCGCGAGCCCTATACCTATCCGAAGGGAAGTTCTTGGAGTGGGGCACTGAACTTTAAGGATGACGAAATCTACCAATCGATGAAGTCTTACTTTGATCAAGGTTGGCAAATCTCAACCCATTCCAATGGTGATAAAGCAATCGATCAAACGCTCAAAAGCTATACCAAACTGCTCTCTGGTAACTCTAAGCCACAAGATCGACGCTTACGCATCGAGCACTTTACGGTGAACCATCCTGAACAGGTCAAGCAAACCGTGAAACTTGGGGTGATTCCAAGCTTCACCATTGGTCATGTGGATTATTGGGGTTCGGCTTTTTATAACCAGCTTATTGGTGCAGATCGAGCCAAACGCATTGACCCGGCCGGTGAGATCAAGCGGGCTGGCGGCAAGTTCACCTTGCATAGTGATACCCCAGTCTCCAATGTGGGACCACTGAACTACATTACTGAATCGGTTACCCGTATGTGGCAATTACCACCGAGTAAAGCATTGGGTCCTGATCAAGCTATTTCAGTTGATGATGCAATTCGAGCAATCACTATTGACGCTGCCTACCAGATCTTTGCTGATCAATTGGTTGGTAGCCTAGAAGTTGGTAAGCAAGCCGATTTGGTAATTCTGGAAAAGAACCCACGCAAAACCAAGCCTGAAGAGATTCGTAATATCAAAGTAGTTTCGACCTGGATTGATGGCAAGCAAGTCAGTTTGAAGTAA
- a CDS encoding EF-hand domain-containing protein: MKKVAFSLIMLAAVGTAYAQESRTDREIDERFAAADKNKDGKLTLEEAKAGMPRVATNFQRIDTQKKGYVTAAEIKAMADR; this comes from the coding sequence ATGAAGAAAGTCGCATTCTCTTTAATTATGCTTGCAGCCGTTGGTACGGCATACGCTCAAGAATCAAGAACTGATCGTGAGATTGATGAACGTTTTGCAGCTGCAGATAAAAATAAGGATGGCAAGCTCACCTTAGAGGAAGCAAAAGCCGGCATGCCAAGAGTGGCAACCAACTTCCAGCGCATTGATACCCAGAAGAAGGGCTATGTAACCGCCGCAGAAATTAAGGCAATGGCTGATCGTTAA
- a CDS encoding GGDEF domain-containing protein, producing MTDLIAASLYATSLLFQISAFYFSFQLFRRAGVYRLPCLFLMLGFLAIALRQINLLINTIWDSDPNQLDALIALITSGLFMLGMHYLTQAFSSIEIQSSIFEQDAKVDAMTGALRRQETFERFEQEINRSFRNRQPLALIMIDIDHFKFVNDRYGHLVGNVVLKNLAMSCQQELRDVDIFGRVGGEEFLAILPNTHEDAALMIAERLRIQIENSDLAHINNESIRITISCGIAIFKPENEFDLVHPALVDKYFQQADLAMYQAKQRGRNQSVVWSDSESA from the coding sequence ATGACTGATCTCATCGCCGCTAGTTTATATGCCACTTCTCTGTTATTTCAGATTAGTGCATTCTATTTCTCATTTCAGCTGTTTCGTCGTGCGGGTGTATATCGATTACCTTGTTTATTTTTAATGCTGGGCTTTCTTGCAATTGCATTACGTCAAATTAATTTACTAATTAACACTATTTGGGACAGTGATCCAAATCAACTAGATGCCTTGATTGCTTTAATTACTTCCGGATTATTTATGCTTGGGATGCATTATCTCACTCAGGCTTTTTCTAGTATTGAAATCCAAAGTAGTATTTTCGAGCAAGATGCAAAGGTTGATGCAATGACGGGTGCACTTCGTCGCCAGGAAACGTTTGAACGCTTTGAGCAAGAAATCAATCGAAGTTTTCGTAATCGCCAACCTCTGGCGCTTATCATGATTGATATTGACCACTTCAAGTTTGTGAATGATCGCTACGGACATTTGGTGGGAAATGTAGTGTTAAAAAATTTGGCCATGTCTTGCCAACAAGAATTGCGAGATGTTGATATTTTTGGGCGAGTTGGTGGAGAGGAGTTCTTAGCAATTTTGCCAAATACGCATGAGGATGCTGCGCTAATGATTGCAGAGCGCCTACGAATTCAGATTGAGAATTCTGATCTTGCGCACATTAATAATGAGTCAATTCGAATTACGATTAGTTGCGGAATTGCTATTTTTAAACCAGAAAACGAGTTTGATTTAGTTCATCCAGCCTTAGTGGATAAATATTTTCAGCAAGCTGATTTAGCAATGTATCAGGCTAAGCAGAGAGGGCGAAACCAAAGCGTAGTTTGGTCGGACTCTGAAAGCGCTTAG
- a CDS encoding glycosyltransferase family 2 protein, giving the protein MAYQTIKAKYVICLMAALAWMVISIWLSLPWYQDLSQVIGWPLAIFFISFIAIIPGYMNAFVVSSLLLDKRPPILQEQHYPPITILIAAYNEASDIATTLNSIFQEDYPNAVHVIVINDGSRDDTATIVSRFMPDHPQLQLIDLQKNGGKANALNRGLKECTTDIVITIDADSYLLKDALRHLVGRYLSDPSNTRAVAGEILIRNSRENWITKAQEWDYFLGIASIKRVQSLFQGTLVAQGAFSLYDRKTVETLGGWPNKVGEDIVLTWKILLAGYRVGHAENACAFTTCPNTLMKFVNQRRRWSRGLIESFKENWPILFKAQKSTLYIWWNTLFPIIDVAYTFGFIPGLILAGFGIYWIVGPMTIALIPMAFLLNIVMYNRSKAMFVQENLHIRKNYLGFIFYVLAYGMVLQPACVWGYVSEIFNLRKHWGTK; this is encoded by the coding sequence ATGGCTTATCAAACAATCAAAGCCAAATACGTGATCTGCCTCATGGCGGCACTTGCCTGGATGGTAATCTCGATTTGGTTATCACTACCGTGGTACCAAGATCTTTCTCAGGTTATTGGCTGGCCACTCGCTATTTTCTTTATCTCATTTATTGCCATTATTCCGGGCTATATGAATGCGTTTGTGGTTAGCTCCTTGCTGCTTGATAAGCGCCCACCTATCTTACAGGAACAGCACTACCCTCCCATTACGATTTTGATTGCAGCCTATAACGAGGCTTCTGACATTGCAACGACACTGAATAGTATTTTTCAAGAGGACTATCCCAATGCGGTCCATGTCATTGTGATTAATGATGGCTCCCGAGATGATACGGCTACTATCGTGAGTCGGTTTATGCCCGATCATCCCCAGCTCCAGTTGATTGATTTACAAAAAAATGGGGGGAAAGCCAATGCGCTCAATCGTGGGCTAAAGGAATGCACGACAGATATTGTGATCACAATTGATGCAGACTCCTACTTATTAAAAGATGCATTGCGTCACCTCGTGGGACGCTACTTGTCGGATCCTAGCAACACTCGCGCAGTTGCTGGCGAAATCTTGATTCGGAATTCACGGGAGAACTGGATTACTAAAGCACAGGAATGGGATTACTTTTTAGGGATCGCTTCGATAAAGCGGGTTCAGTCACTATTTCAGGGAACCTTAGTCGCACAGGGCGCTTTTTCACTCTATGACCGCAAGACTGTTGAGACCCTTGGGGGCTGGCCAAATAAGGTGGGTGAAGATATTGTGCTGACCTGGAAAATACTGCTAGCGGGCTATCGAGTAGGTCACGCTGAGAATGCCTGCGCATTCACAACCTGCCCAAATACGTTAATGAAATTTGTAAATCAACGTCGACGCTGGTCGCGAGGTTTGATTGAGTCCTTTAAAGAAAATTGGCCCATTCTTTTTAAGGCTCAAAAAAGCACCCTTTACATTTGGTGGAACACCCTCTTCCCAATCATTGATGTTGCCTACACCTTTGGCTTTATTCCCGGACTAATCCTTGCTGGCTTCGGTATTTACTGGATCGTGGGCCCAATGACCATTGCCCTAATTCCCATGGCATTTCTACTCAATATTGTGATGTATAACCGTAGTAAAGCCATGTTTGTTCAAGAAAATCTTCATATCCGAAAAAACTATCTTGGTTTCATTTTCTATGTTTTGGCCTATGGCATGGTGTTGCAACCGGCCTGTGTTTGGGGATATGTCAGCGAGATTTTTAATCTTCGTAAGCACTGGGGCACCAAATGA
- a CDS encoding DASH family cryptochrome: protein MGCSIYWFRADLRLLDNPQFVNACQNSQNLLPIFILPPQEQTPWGFERISKGRLAWLHQNLRDLRNSLEEKGSTLFVLEGDPKNVLPTLYTEIGADALYCEVIAAPEEEHDVLELQRAGLNIHTQWQSTMLDPQTLSMDIGELPDVFTNFRQWVEKRHLKFAEPVTIPQTIPPLPSRLPPQDQIQESAVTLFVDGGESHALRHLEQYCERRLPDTYKETRNALSQFDASSKFSPWLAVGSLSARTIAGRIHQYEEQYGANDGIYWLWFELLWRDYFRFLMLKYGKRLFRPMGLSQRAPNTFDPECFHQWSTGTTGVDLIDAGMRELAETGFLSNRMRQIVASHWIYAMNGNWQAGAAWFESCLIDYDVYSNQGNWLYVAGHGTDPRGGRAFNVAKQIAQYDADGSYRKRWLS, encoded by the coding sequence GTGGGTTGTTCAATCTATTGGTTTAGAGCAGACCTACGTCTTCTTGATAACCCCCAGTTTGTAAACGCCTGCCAGAACTCTCAAAACCTCTTACCGATTTTTATACTCCCCCCGCAAGAGCAAACACCTTGGGGATTTGAACGAATCAGTAAAGGACGCCTTGCATGGCTGCACCAGAACCTTCGTGACTTAAGAAACTCACTAGAAGAGAAGGGCTCAACCCTATTCGTTCTGGAGGGTGACCCAAAGAATGTCTTGCCAACGCTTTACACGGAAATTGGTGCTGATGCGCTTTACTGCGAAGTGATCGCCGCGCCGGAAGAAGAGCACGATGTTTTGGAATTGCAAAGAGCAGGACTAAATATACACACCCAATGGCAATCGACGATGCTCGATCCTCAAACCCTGAGTATGGATATTGGCGAGCTACCGGATGTCTTCACTAACTTTCGACAGTGGGTTGAAAAGCGTCACCTCAAGTTTGCCGAGCCAGTAACGATCCCTCAAACGATTCCACCACTGCCATCCAGGTTGCCACCCCAGGATCAAATTCAAGAGAGTGCGGTCACGCTCTTTGTCGACGGTGGTGAGTCTCATGCTCTAAGGCATCTCGAACAATATTGCGAGCGACGCTTACCTGATACCTATAAAGAGACCCGTAATGCCTTAAGTCAATTTGATGCATCGAGTAAGTTCTCACCTTGGTTGGCGGTCGGATCGCTCTCTGCGCGCACGATTGCTGGGCGGATTCATCAATATGAAGAACAATACGGGGCTAATGATGGCATTTATTGGCTTTGGTTTGAGCTGCTCTGGCGTGATTACTTTCGCTTTCTGATGCTTAAATACGGTAAACGCTTGTTTAGACCTATGGGATTGAGTCAACGTGCACCCAACACCTTTGACCCCGAATGCTTTCATCAGTGGTCTACCGGTACTACCGGTGTTGATCTCATTGATGCGGGTATGCGGGAGCTGGCTGAGACGGGTTTTCTATCGAATCGCATGCGCCAAATTGTGGCGAGTCACTGGATCTATGCCATGAACGGCAATTGGCAGGCAGGGGCAGCCTGGTTTGAGTCCTGCTTAATTGACTATGATGTTTATAGCAATCAAGGTAACTGGTTGTATGTTGCGGGTCATGGTACCGACCCAAGGGGTGGTCGAGCGTTTAATGTCGCCAAACAGATTGCGCAATATGATGCAGATGGTTCTTATCGAAAACGCTGGTTGAGTTAA
- a CDS encoding FAD-binding domain-containing protein yields the protein MSYQLVWFKRDLRWEDHAALAHAAKRGPIRCIYVIEPSLWQQPDMALGHFGFIAESLRDLDAELRKHGGGLEVFTGEMLEVLERLWKSQPFAAIHSHEEIGNQWTYDRDRSVSHWCADHQIAWHEYPQFGVVRRLKNRNTWQSAWERHMASPPETVPRLSFWNPAIPPLSVINPPVHLQYDPPKRQRGGRSLALKTLDDFLSNRSQHYRGGISSPLSSPQACSRISTYLAYGCLSMREVVSRTRARITEEGIAARQKAGLRAFLSRLYWHCHFIQKLESEPEIEWRNMHRGYDGLRENDFHHEHFEALKAAQTGWPMVDACVVMLRETGWLNFRMRAMLVSVAAYPLWLHWRPVGEWLATQFLDYEPGIHWSQLQMQSGTTGINTTRVYNPIKQAMDHDPTGEFVRTWLPAMRKVPDTYLFEPWNMPQALQEQLGIRVGVEIPLPIVDLVIATKEAKSRLYGRRQQAEVRIAKQAVLEKHGSRKTMHRTRAKTAPAKAQLGFDF from the coding sequence ATGAGTTATCAGCTCGTTTGGTTTAAGCGTGATCTGCGTTGGGAGGATCATGCCGCCTTAGCGCATGCTGCAAAGCGCGGACCGATACGCTGTATTTATGTGATTGAGCCGAGCCTCTGGCAGCAGCCCGATATGGCTTTAGGGCATTTTGGGTTTATTGCCGAGTCGCTAAGGGATCTCGATGCAGAACTCCGTAAACATGGTGGTGGCTTGGAGGTGTTTACGGGAGAGATGCTTGAGGTTTTGGAGCGCTTGTGGAAATCCCAGCCTTTTGCTGCAATCCATTCGCATGAGGAGATCGGTAATCAATGGACATATGATCGAGATCGATCCGTGTCGCATTGGTGCGCAGATCATCAGATTGCGTGGCATGAGTATCCGCAGTTTGGCGTAGTGCGTCGCCTTAAAAATCGCAATACCTGGCAGTCGGCTTGGGAGCGTCATATGGCGAGTCCGCCAGAAACAGTCCCAAGACTTTCATTCTGGAATCCCGCGATACCACCTTTGTCAGTAATCAATCCTCCAGTACATCTTCAGTACGATCCCCCAAAGCGTCAACGAGGCGGGCGTAGTCTTGCACTCAAGACCTTGGATGATTTTTTGAGCAATCGCAGCCAACACTACCGCGGCGGTATCTCCTCGCCTTTATCGTCTCCTCAGGCATGCTCAAGGATCTCAACCTATCTTGCCTATGGCTGCCTGAGTATGCGGGAGGTAGTGAGTCGCACCCGCGCCAGAATCACGGAAGAGGGGATTGCAGCAAGGCAAAAAGCGGGCTTGCGAGCGTTTCTGAGTCGACTGTATTGGCACTGCCATTTCATTCAAAAGCTCGAGAGTGAGCCTGAGATTGAGTGGCGCAATATGCACCGCGGCTACGATGGTTTGCGTGAGAATGACTTTCATCATGAGCACTTTGAGGCATTGAAGGCGGCACAAACCGGTTGGCCGATGGTCGATGCTTGTGTAGTGATGCTTCGCGAGACCGGTTGGCTCAACTTTCGGATGCGCGCGATGTTAGTCTCGGTCGCGGCTTACCCGCTATGGCTACATTGGCGACCTGTAGGCGAATGGTTAGCTACCCAGTTTTTGGATTACGAACCTGGGATTCATTGGAGTCAATTGCAAATGCAATCCGGCACTACTGGTATCAATACCACCCGAGTCTATAACCCGATTAAGCAAGCGATGGATCATGATCCTACTGGAGAGTTTGTGCGCACTTGGTTACCAGCGATGCGCAAAGTGCCCGATACCTATCTCTTTGAGCCCTGGAATATGCCCCAAGCTCTGCAAGAGCAACTTGGCATTCGGGTGGGGGTTGAGATTCCGCTACCGATTGTGGATTTGGTGATTGCTACCAAAGAAGCCAAGTCACGCCTGTATGGGCGCCGCCAGCAGGCTGAAGTCAGAATTGCCAAGCAGGCAGTACTAGAAAAGCACGGCTCTCGCAAAACGATGCATCGGACCAGGGCAAAGACCGCTCCCGCAAAGGCACAACTGGGCTTTGACTTCTAA
- a CDS encoding APC family permease, which translates to MSVPDELSKNTLGSSESIIMGIAGTAPAFSVAVTTAAIVSSVGELSVGSVLFCGLIMFGIVLAFMNLSKITANAGAAYAWVGHVFGPNWGFFTGWGLLVASVCFMVSATIPAASSTLLLIAPSYVENTHAIAAVAAIWLTLITLLVARGIKHSSYVQISFTIIEATILIAIIFGAFIQYWDAPVRIPTLQWISPLSFSPGLFATGALIAIFFFWGWDVTMNLSEESKSSQGHASGAASTGAFWSVINMILFFSIMMVVVLIVLTDDEISSANTNVLFAVASKLFPEPWNYLAVFCTILSTVGTIETQILQFSRSLFSMSRDGMMHPSYSKIHPEWQTPWIATLAIWVLGLLLLFTSSYMPTVKSILSSSIMAIGFQICFYMSLAGFACAWYYRSQLSNGPSYAIGYVIWPFLSALFMVFIAIYSAQTFDFLTNLIGLGGLALGFIPLYLNRIRNRQRSLSNQ; encoded by the coding sequence ATGTCTGTACCCGACGAACTATCTAAAAACACCCTAGGTAGTTCTGAATCCATCATTATGGGTATTGCAGGAACTGCCCCCGCATTTAGTGTGGCGGTAACCACTGCAGCGATTGTTTCTTCGGTAGGGGAGCTTTCGGTTGGCAGCGTGCTATTTTGCGGGCTCATTATGTTTGGCATTGTCTTAGCCTTCATGAATCTAAGCAAAATTACTGCTAATGCGGGTGCTGCTTATGCATGGGTGGGCCACGTATTTGGACCCAATTGGGGATTTTTTACTGGTTGGGGTCTTTTGGTGGCTTCGGTATGCTTTATGGTATCGGCAACGATTCCTGCCGCTAGCTCCACACTGTTATTAATTGCGCCAAGCTATGTTGAGAATACCCATGCGATTGCAGCTGTTGCAGCGATTTGGCTGACACTAATTACACTTCTGGTGGCTAGGGGAATCAAGCACTCCAGCTATGTACAAATTAGCTTCACAATCATTGAGGCAACTATTTTGATTGCCATTATTTTTGGCGCATTTATTCAATACTGGGATGCCCCGGTGCGCATACCAACGTTGCAGTGGATTTCGCCATTGTCATTCTCTCCAGGACTATTCGCGACAGGCGCTTTAATCGCAATTTTCTTCTTCTGGGGATGGGATGTCACGATGAACCTAAGTGAGGAGAGTAAATCGAGTCAGGGTCATGCATCTGGTGCGGCAAGTACCGGTGCCTTTTGGTCTGTGATCAACATGATTCTCTTTTTCTCGATCATGATGGTAGTGGTCTTGATTGTATTGACGGATGATGAGATTTCAAGTGCCAATACTAATGTCTTATTCGCAGTTGCAAGCAAGCTATTTCCGGAACCATGGAACTATCTTGCTGTCTTTTGCACGATTTTGAGTACAGTTGGAACAATCGAAACCCAAATTCTGCAATTTAGTCGGAGTTTATTCTCGATGTCGCGGGATGGCATGATGCATCCGTCCTATTCAAAAATTCATCCAGAGTGGCAAACGCCATGGATTGCAACCCTGGCAATCTGGGTTTTAGGACTTTTGCTGTTATTTACTTCATCGTATATGCCGACCGTGAAATCGATCCTCTCAAGCTCCATCATGGCGATTGGATTTCAAATTTGTTTCTATATGAGTCTTGCGGGTTTTGCATGTGCTTGGTACTACCGCTCTCAATTATCCAATGGGCCAAGTTATGCAATTGGCTATGTCATTTGGCCATTTCTATCAGCATTATTCATGGTCTTTATTGCGATCTACAGTGCCCAAACTTTTGATTTTCTGACTAATCTCATTGGCTTAGGTGGTCTTGCTCTTGGTTTTATTCCTCTGTATCTCAATCGAATCCGCAATCGTCAACGCAGTTTATCTAACCAATAA
- a CDS encoding HD domain-containing phosphohydrolase, which produces MESLNDLQKQNWALLAHAKASSALVRSNNRDELIEGVCNAIVNQPPYILAWVGLAMQDDLKTVQVIGAHGVAADYAKGIDVKWTADTSAGQGPTGLCIQTSLPVLVADSENDPRFLPWRERSKLYGIRSVIAVPIKDHEPQAIGALTVYANLPNVFGEIEVQLFESLAKEIGFGLAAIEKQRMLDEEITKREQLNTQLVDSLNATIEAISKTMEWRDPYTAGHQKKVAVLSRAIAQKLGWSEKKIRGLYLAALVHDIGKIATPAEILTKPSMLTEIEMTLIKEHPKTGYDILKDIPFTWPIAQAVYQHHERLNGSGYPNKLSGDSIIPEAKILAVADTIEAISSHRPYRPGLGLDRALEQIKADAGIGLDPQVVNAACTVLADSAFRQLMIMTND; this is translated from the coding sequence TTGGAAAGTCTTAATGATCTGCAGAAGCAAAACTGGGCGCTACTTGCGCACGCGAAGGCATCCTCTGCTTTAGTGCGCTCGAACAACCGGGATGAGCTCATCGAAGGTGTTTGTAATGCAATCGTTAATCAACCACCTTATATACTGGCTTGGGTTGGTCTGGCTATGCAAGACGATCTAAAAACTGTTCAGGTTATTGGTGCGCATGGAGTAGCAGCAGACTATGCCAAGGGTATTGATGTTAAATGGACTGCTGACACATCAGCAGGACAGGGACCCACCGGTCTTTGTATTCAAACCAGTTTGCCTGTTTTGGTTGCGGATTCTGAGAATGACCCTCGCTTTTTACCTTGGCGAGAGCGCTCTAAACTATATGGCATTCGCTCAGTGATTGCTGTTCCAATTAAAGATCATGAACCCCAAGCAATTGGTGCGCTTACGGTCTATGCCAATCTGCCAAATGTGTTTGGTGAGATTGAGGTTCAATTATTTGAGAGTTTGGCTAAGGAAATCGGCTTTGGGCTAGCAGCCATTGAAAAGCAACGCATGCTTGATGAAGAAATCACCAAGCGCGAACAATTAAATACTCAATTAGTTGATTCCTTAAATGCAACCATTGAGGCAATCTCAAAAACAATGGAATGGCGAGACCCCTATACGGCAGGACATCAGAAAAAGGTCGCAGTCTTATCTAGAGCAATCGCACAAAAATTAGGTTGGAGCGAGAAAAAAATTAGAGGCTTATATCTTGCTGCACTAGTTCATGATATCGGGAAGATTGCTACGCCTGCTGAAATTTTAACAAAGCCCTCAATGCTCACAGAAATAGAGATGACTTTAATCAAAGAGCATCCAAAGACCGGATACGACATACTCAAAGATATTCCATTTACATGGCCAATTGCACAAGCGGTTTATCAGCACCATGAGCGCCTTAACGGAAGTGGCTACCCTAATAAATTATCTGGAGACTCAATTATCCCGGAGGCGAAAATATTAGCTGTTGCTGACACGATTGAGGCGATATCCTCTCATCGACCATATCGTCCGGGTTTGGGCTTAGATCGGGCCCTTGAGCAAATCAAAGCAGATGCGGGAATTGGTCTAGACCCTCAGGTTGTCAACGCAGCCTGTACCGTTTTGGCTGATTCAGCATTTCGTCAATTAATGATCATGACTAATGACTGA